The DNA region GCGGCGGGCCACGAGTTCGTGAGCGACACCGACACCGAGGTCGTCCCGCACCTGATCGAGTCGGCGCTCGCCGACGGGGCCAGTCCCGAGAACGCGTTCCGTGCGGCGATGGAGCGCATCGAGGGGAGCTACGCGATCGCCGCGGTGTTCGCCGGCGGCGACGCGGTCTACTGTGCGCGCGAGGACTCGCCGCTCGTGCTCGGCGTCGACGACGACGCGACCTACCTCGCGAGCGACGTGCCCGCCTTCCGGGAGTTCACCGACCGCGTGATCTACCTCGACGACGGCGAAGTCGCCCGGATCGACGACGACGGCTGGACGGTGACGACGCTCGCGGGCGAGCCGGTCGACAAATCGGTCCACACCGTCGAGTGGGACGCCGAGGAAACAGGAAAAAGCGGCTACGACCACTACATGCTGAAGGAGATCCACGAACAGCCCCGGGCGCTCAGGAAGTGTCTTCGGGGCCGGGTCGACGAGCTCGGCGGCACCGTCGAACTCGACGAACTCGACGAGCCACCTCGGCCGACCGCGGTGCAGTTCGTGGCGTGTGGCACCTCCTATCACGCCGCGCTCTACGGCGCGCAGCTGTTCCAGGACGCCGGGATTCCCGCACAGGCGTTCCTCGCGAGCGAGTACGTCACCTCGCCGCCACCGACGGGCGACGCGCTCGTCGTCGGGGTGACCCAGAGCGGCGAGACCGCCGACACCCTGAGTGCGCTCCGGGAGGCGAAAGGCCGGGGTGCGCGCACGCTCGCACTCACCAACGTCGTGGGATCGACGGTCTCGCGGGAGTGCGATCACGTCATCTACATCCGTGCCGGTCCGGAGATCGGCGTCGCGGCCTCGAAGACCTTTGCGAGCCAGCTCGCGGCGCTCAACCTGTTCGCGCTCGCCACCGCGAACGGCGGCGATCGGGACGGGCTCGGCGCGCTCCGTGACCTCCCGAGCGAGGTGCAAGCCGTGATCGACGACTCGACTGCCGCCGACGTCGCGGCGGAGTATCTCGACGCGGACGGGTACTTCTTCATCGGCCGGGGGCTCAACTACCCGGTGGCGCTCGAAGGCGCACTCAAGCTGAAGGAGATCACCTACCGCCACGCCGAGGGGTTCGCGGCGGGCGAGCTCAAACACGGCCCACTCGCGCTGGTCACGGAGAACACCCCCGTGATCGCGATCGCGACCGGCGACGGCGAGCTCGCCCGGAAGACGGTGGGGAACGTCAAGGAGGTCGAGGCCCGGAACGCCCCCGTGATCGCGGTGACCGACGGACAGTCAGACATCGAACGCTACGCCGATCACGTTCTGCCGATCCCCGAGACCCATCCCCGGACCGCTGCGGTGCTCGCCAACGTCCAACTCCAGCTCTTTGCCTACCACACCGCCGCACGGCTCGGTCGGTCGATCGACAAGCCCCGAAACCTCGCGAAGAGCGTGACCGTCGAGTGAACGCACCCCGCGGTCAAGCCGCGGGGCTTCCTGTTTCGACGACGCGCTTTGCATTCGCCCGAACCGAGGCAAACGTAGGGAGCGCAGTCTGCACAGGCGTTGATTCGGAGCGTCCCGCCCCTATCTTGTCTGCAAAGAGTTTGCCGAGACCTTTGTCGAGGATGTTCTTTGCCGCATTAAGGTCTCTATCCTCCTCATGACCACAGGACGGACACGAGTGTTCCCGAATCCAGAGTGGTTTGTTCGTCTCGACACCGCACCGGTTGCATTCTTTGGTCGTTCCTCGTGGTTCGACGGGAACGACGTGCGTGCCATGCAGTTTCCCCTTGTAGAGGGTGTCATAGAACGATTACCACACCAACGAGCAGGGTGAACGCTGTGGTGGATGAGCACAGCGACCCTGCAAGATGATCCTTCGGTAGAGTCGTTCTTTAATCTCGTGGCGACGGAGACACTCGCGTTGTTTGAGCACCTCTCCTTCGAGTTTCTCGAAGAGTTCGACGTGTTCGCCCCGGCGGAGACGGGGCGAACACGAGACCACCAACCACCGGAGCTGATGCGTGGCTTTCTACACTGCTACTACAAGGACATCTACGGCATCCGTCCCGTTGCACGAGAGCTTCAGAATACGTTCGTCTGGCTTGGTTGTGATTTCGATCGACCGCCGTCAAGAGACGCGGTCGATCGCTTTCTCACCGATCTCGAACACGTTGTTGAGGAGATTTTCGACCACTTCGTCGAGCAGGCCGCCGCCCGCGGTCTGCTCGACTTGACCTACTGCATCGATTCGACCGACGTGAGAACGATGCCAGCCGATCAGGACGCATCAAAATGCTACGATCCAACGGCTGAGGAGTACTACTACGGCTACGGCTGCACGATCGTCTCAACCGGATCGAAGATACCGATTGCAGCCGAATTCACCGAGAGCAAACAAGCGCCCGAAGAGACGGCGATGCGCGTCACGCGTGACGCGCTCGCCGTCGCTCAACCGATCTGGATGGTTGGTGACAGCGCGTACGACACGCGTGACTGGCACGACTCACTGCTGACTGCAGGAGTCGTGCCAGTCGCCCCGTACAACGCACGAAACACCGACGATCCACTCGATATCGAGTACCGGGTCGAAGACCGTATCGACGAACACAGCGAGGACGTTCAGTTGAAGCAATCGACGTTAGACGAGACGTACAACCGCCGGAGTGGAGTCGAACGAACAAACGAAGCGGTCAAAGACTGCGGCCTCGGGCACGTCCGCGCCCGAGGCCGCGTCCATGCACGGGCACAGGTCTTTCTCGCGCTGTGTCTACGACTCGTTGTCGTGATCACCAACTACGAGCGTGGAGACAATCCGGGGAGCACGATCATCAGGGTGTGACAAGAGTTCTATGACACCCTCCTTGTACTCTAAGAGGGCGAGGAACTGTGACCACGCCGCGTCCTGCTTATTCTTCGCCGACTGGCTGGTTTCGAGCATCGGCATCACATCCAGATCCTCAATGCACACCACGTCGTACTCCTTCACGAGCCACGTCGAAAGTTTGTGCTGGAAGTCGAGCACTTTCCGTTTGATGCGGCGTTTCGCTCTGGCAACCTTCTGCCGTTGTTTCTCCCAGTTAGCGGACCCGTGTTCCTTTCGGTCCAACGCCCGCTGCTCGCGGGCGTACTGTTCGTACTCCGTACCGAGATCCAGACACCCTACCACTAAATCGTCCGAGGTGTGGATATACGAGAGGATGCCGAGGTCGATGCCAACACAATCGGCGGTGTCTATCTCCGCTGGGTCCGGTTTCGCGGTTGGTTCGACATCGACCGTCAAGCAGACGAACCACTCGCCGGTTCGTTCCTTCTTGAGTACCACGCGCTTGATGTCGTCGGTCGCTGGAACAGTGCGGTGAGCGCGAAAGCGGACTGTGCCGATTTTCGAGAGGGTGAGCATACCGAACACCTGGCCCGTCGTGTGATTGACGTTGAAACCTTCGTGTTCGTATGCCACCGACCGAAACTCGCCCGCGCCTTGCCACTTGAGCCGCCCGGTCTTGTGGCCGTTCTTTCGGTGCTGCTTCAGCACCTGCAGATCTTTGTGGATTTGGCTGACCGTTCGCTGTGCTGCGTGGCCCGATACCTCCGCAAAGACCGGCCACTCTTGTTTCCAGCCAGTCAGTTTCGAGTGCTGGTCGTAGGCGGTCGGGCAGTCGTTGTAGTCCGCACGATAGTAGTCGCGGACGGCGTGATTGCGTATCTGTCTATGGATGTCGAGGTGACGCCACGCTTCGCTGGCGGTATCATCGTCTGGATACGCGCGGAAGCGAAGCGTGTAATCCATCGATACACCCATTCATCTATCGGGTATCAGGATGAATCTCACCCAAGCGTAGTGAAAGTGTACGATGAATCGCTCGGCCAAGCTTACGGCCTTCACCCTCGGGATCAAGTGGTTCGAGACACTCGACCTGTAATATCAGTAGAACGATCGGCGAAATCCAGTCGATCCGCCGGCGAGAAAACGCAGATCCTCGTCGCCAGTTTCGAGAGTCACGGCGGATCCGGTTGTTGAAGCTGGTCCACATCTCCGGATTCGACAGTATCGCGCCAAAGCTGCAGCACAGCGAGCGTCACGAGGCGAACCGTCTCGACGTCAATACAGGACGGGACCGCGTCATCGTGACCCGCGGCGGGAGGTTCATGGAAGTGTTCGTCCGGGAGGTCGATACGTGGGTGACGATCGTAGCGATAATTGAACGTCGGGCCTTCCGTGTAGTGGTATTTGTAGTAGTGTTTCGTCGTCCACGTGATATCGAAGCGGCCCGTGTCAGCCCGAATCCCAGCATCAGTATGGAGGTGCAGCGTCTCCGGATCGAGCGGATCGTCGAACGTCACGGTGGTGACGAGCGGTTCAGAGTCCTCGGCAATCGTCCGAGCGGTGGACAGCATCCGCGGATCCGGTGTCCCGGTATCCACTCGTTCCCAATCATCGGGCATTGTTCATGCCTCGGCGAGCCGGTGGGCCTCGTCGACTTGCAGAGCAGCCTGTGCGATGGCGAGGTTCCGTCTCGTTCCTCGCCACCGACCGATATCCGCCCATCCTTCGTCGCCCGCCGCAAGCTCCATGACGGCTTCTTCCGGGCCATCGGCGTCGTAGGTCTCACGGAACGCTTCGAGCGTTTCCTTCATCCCCCGAATCCCATCGATGAGTTCCTGTTGTGTGCAGGTAGTGCGGAGTTCCTCGATGCGCTCGTCGATGAGTCGACCCTCGTGGCGTTTGTACGTCGTCGTTCGTCCATCCTGTGCGGTAACACCGAATCCGTCGTCGACGAGTTCTTCGAGGTATTTTCGTGTCGTCGGTTCGCTGGTAAGTGCTCGTTCGGCGATCCCGGCAGCACTCATGTACTCAGTGGTTTCTACGAGTACCTCCTTGATACGCTCCCGTGCCGTCGTCGTTTGCTTCCATTCCTCTTTCACCCACTCGTTGATATCAGCCATGCTGGAACATAGAGGACAGAGATAAAATATCTTTCCTAGGATCGCATTTGTTATCTTCCACGGGGAGACTGATCCGCACGGAACCTGGCTGGCTATTCGTCCTGACAAAACTATGACTTCGGTGAGAAAGGTCGGCGAGATCGTGAAGCATAGCTGGTGTACACACTCAATTTCAAACTATATGCTTCAAACCTTGTTATAATTTTTATATTTGATTTCTGAGTGAATCGTAGAATCGTCCATCAGGAGCTTTCAAAAGGAGGTAGAGGATGCTCCGGCAGGGATTCGAACCCTGGTCATTGCCGTGAGAGGGCAATATGATTGGCCGGACTACACCACCGGAGCGCGGGTCGCCAACCGCTCGTTGGCAGGCGGACTGACGTAACGCAGAATCGTGTTTAACAGTTCCGTTTTCGCCCGCTCACTCCTCGTCGAACGGCGATCCAGCGGCCTCCGGTTCGTGGCCGTCGAGACTCACGATGTTCTCGCGGCCGACCCGGAGCTTGCTGAGGTCGCCCTCGTCGGCCATCTCGGAGAGCAGCATGCTGACTTTCGACTTCGACCACCCGGTTTCGGAAACGATCTCGCTCTGGTGCATCCGGCCGTCGTTTTCGTCGAGCAGCGAGCGCACGACCTCCTCGTCGCTTCTGAGTTCCTCGTCGGGGACAGTGGGTTCGGCGACTGCGGCCGCAGTGGGTTCGGCGGGTGTGTCGGCCGGTTCGTCCGAGTCAGTCACGCTCTCCGGAGCGGTCTCGACATCCCGTTCGTCGGCGGTCGCCGCTACCGACCCGCCGAACGGGGATCGGTCGGACCGCCGGACGACCACTGCACCGAGAACGACGGCGATCGCGAGCGCCGCCACGAGCCACACGACCGACCCATCGAACGTGGGCCCGTTCATCCTCATTCCCGACGAGTCGACGAACACGATCTGTGGCTGGCCGGAGGCGAACTGTCGGTCGCCGAACCACGTCACCGAATCGTTCCCGCCGGTCGAGCCGTTGGTCGAGGCGTCCGGCGACGGCTCGACCTGCCGCCAGGCGATCTCCAGGTTCGGGCCAGTCTCGATCTCGAGCGACATCCCGGAGGAGAGATAGAACCCGCCGATGGCGTCACCGACGGCGATCTCATCGCCCGTCGTGGCCGAGAAGTTGGTCCAGAGGAACGACATCTCGACGACCCCCGTCGATCCCGGTTGGGAGGTGACCCGTGCCTGCCGGGAGAACGCACGGGCGTTCATCTCGCGTCCGGTCGCGTTCGTTCCTTCGCTCGCCAACGCCGTCGCTGTCTGCCGGAATTCGGTGTACAGTGGTGTCTCTTCGGCGGTGAATCGATCGGCGTAGGCACGGAACCGCTCGATCTCGGTCTCGCTACCGAGGCGCTGGTTGTAGCGCTGGGTCCACCGCGCCGAACCGTTCTCGTACACCGTGACCACCCACTGCGAGTCGTTGAACGCACTCTCGCCGTCGGCCGATCCGGTCCCGTTGATCGTCTGTGCGCTGGCCACCGCTGACGGAGGGGCGGCCACCACCCCTACCACCAGCAGTGCCACCACGGCGAGACCGAGCGCCGACAGCCACCTCATCTATGGTACGTGACCGCAGGGTCGTATAAAAAGACTGTGACTGGCACCGATGACCGGTGAAAACTGGCCCTCATCGGGCGTGAGGGTCACTGTCGTCAGATGGGGCCACAAGGCCCATATGTCGTATCGAACCGGTCACGGCGCGAGCCGGTTCTTCCGGCCCTTCAGATGCTCGTCGTAGTACGCGAACGTGATGGGACACCACTCCGCAGCGAGATCGAGCACCTGTTCGGTGAGTTGGCGGATCTCCCACTGGCTGTCGGCCGCGGCGCGCATGTCGGCGACGTGCATCAACATTCGTGCGTTCATCGACATCACGATGTTGACCTCCGTGCCGATCGGCAGGACGAACCGGGCGTCCTCGGGAGCCATCCCGAGATCGAGGAGTTCCTGATAGGACTCGACCGAGCTCGTGACCGACTCCCGGAACACCGTCTCGCGCTGCTCGACGGTCTCCTCATCGACCCCGCCGCCGCGCTGGTTGCGCCCGACCCAGTCGGGGTCGGTCGCCGACGGCGGCGTCACGACCATCGCACCCTCGCGGACGTCTTCGGGATCGACCTCGTCGAAAGCGACGTACCGCATCGACTGGACGTCGAAGGAGACGTGGCGATGGCGG from Halococcus salifodinae DSM 8989 includes:
- a CDS encoding helix-turn-helix transcriptional regulator, with the translated sequence MRWLSALGLAVVALLVVGVVAAPPSAVASAQTINGTGSADGESAFNDSQWVVTVYENGSARWTQRYNQRLGSETEIERFRAYADRFTAEETPLYTEFRQTATALASEGTNATGREMNARAFSRQARVTSQPGSTGVVEMSFLWTNFSATTGDEIAVGDAIGGFYLSSGMSLEIETGPNLEIAWRQVEPSPDASTNGSTGGNDSVTWFGDRQFASGQPQIVFVDSSGMRMNGPTFDGSVVWLVAALAIAVVLGAVVVRRSDRSPFGGSVAATADERDVETAPESVTDSDEPADTPAEPTAAAVAEPTVPDEELRSDEEVVRSLLDENDGRMHQSEIVSETGWSKSKVSMLLSEMADEGDLSKLRVGRENIVSLDGHEPEAAGSPFDEE
- the glmS gene encoding glutamine--fructose-6-phosphate transaminase (isomerizing), whose product is MCGIVGCVGRPDETLDVLMHGLSKLEYRGYDSAGVALANGQVDIEKREGELENLETALEGIDLGGSVGIGHTRWSTHGPPNDRNSHPHADCEGQVAVIHNGIIENFQTVKDELVAAGHEFVSDTDTEVVPHLIESALADGASPENAFRAAMERIEGSYAIAAVFAGGDAVYCAREDSPLVLGVDDDATYLASDVPAFREFTDRVIYLDDGEVARIDDDGWTVTTLAGEPVDKSVHTVEWDAEETGKSGYDHYMLKEIHEQPRALRKCLRGRVDELGGTVELDELDEPPRPTAVQFVACGTSYHAALYGAQLFQDAGIPAQAFLASEYVTSPPPTGDALVVGVTQSGETADTLSALREAKGRGARTLALTNVVGSTVSRECDHVIYIRAGPEIGVAASKTFASQLAALNLFALATANGGDRDGLGALRDLPSEVQAVIDDSTAADVAAEYLDADGYFFIGRGLNYPVALEGALKLKEITYRHAEGFAAGELKHGPLALVTENTPVIAIATGDGELARKTVGNVKEVEARNAPVIAVTDGQSDIERYADHVLPIPETHPRTAAVLANVQLQLFAYHTAARLGRSIDKPRNLAKSVTVE
- a CDS encoding DUF7342 family protein; protein product: MADINEWVKEEWKQTTTARERIKEVLVETTEYMSAAGIAERALTSEPTTRKYLEELVDDGFGVTAQDGRTTTYKRHEGRLIDERIEELRTTCTQQELIDGIRGMKETLEAFRETYDADGPEEAVMELAAGDEGWADIGRWRGTRRNLAIAQAALQVDEAHRLAEA
- a CDS encoding transposase, whose amino-acid sequence is MSTATLQDDPSVESFFNLVATETLALFEHLSFEFLEEFDVFAPAETGRTRDHQPPELMRGFLHCYYKDIYGIRPVARELQNTFVWLGCDFDRPPSRDAVDRFLTDLEHVVEEIFDHFVEQAAARGLLDLTYCIDSTDVRTMPADQDASKCYDPTAEEYYYGYGCTIVSTGSKIPIAAEFTESKQAPEETAMRVTRDALAVAQPIWMVGDSAYDTRDWHDSLLTAGVVPVAPYNARNTDDPLDIEYRVEDRIDEHSEDVQLKQSTLDETYNRRSGVERTNEAVKDCGLGHVRARGRVHARAQVFLALCLRLVVVITNYERGDNPGSTIIRV
- a CDS encoding RNA-guided endonuclease InsQ/TnpB family protein; translated protein: MGVSMDYTLRFRAYPDDDTASEAWRHLDIHRQIRNHAVRDYYRADYNDCPTAYDQHSKLTGWKQEWPVFAEVSGHAAQRTVSQIHKDLQVLKQHRKNGHKTGRLKWQGAGEFRSVAYEHEGFNVNHTTGQVFGMLTLSKIGTVRFRAHRTVPATDDIKRVVLKKERTGEWFVCLTVDVEPTAKPDPAEIDTADCVGIDLGILSYIHTSDDLVVGCLDLGTEYEQYAREQRALDRKEHGSANWEKQRQKVARAKRRIKRKVLDFQHKLSTWLVKEYDVVCIEDLDVMPMLETSQSAKNKQDAAWSQFLALLEYKEGVIELLSHPDDRAPRIVSTLVVGDHDNES
- the thyX gene encoding FAD-dependent thymidylate synthase; the encoded protein is MDVRLLEATDDPERVICTGARNDYSAPFVGDQSFAETMATIDGETIEDKKCTLIGRLLDHGHFGPFEHPQATFAIEGVSRSCMAQLTRHRHVSFDVQSMRYVAFDEVDPEDVREGAMVVTPPSATDPDWVGRNQRGGGVDEETVEQRETVFRESVTSSVESYQELLDLGMAPEDARFVLPIGTEVNIVMSMNARMLMHVADMRAAADSQWEIRQLTEQVLDLAAEWCPITFAYYDEHLKGRKNRLAP